Proteins encoded within one genomic window of Thunnus maccoyii chromosome 22, fThuMac1.1, whole genome shotgun sequence:
- the smim20 gene encoding small integral membrane protein 20 codes for MSKNRRIALVFGGFITAVAAAFYPIFFYPLTHKNEYREVQKTNRAGINQADVQPVGVKIWSDPFKPADK; via the exons atgtcaaaaaataggAGAATAGCGTTGGTATTTGGAGGCTTTATAACGGCTGTTGCCGCTGCGTTTTACCCGATATTCTTCTACCCTCTGACGCACAAAAATGAGTACA gAGAAGTCCAAAAGACGAACCGGGCAGGAATCAACCAGGCAGATGTGCAGCCCGTGG GTGTAAAGATATGGTCTGATCCGTTCAAGCCTGCAGACAAATGA